The genomic interval GAGACCGCCGCCGCAGTGAACGAGACGCGCAAGGCCGGCGGCCGGATCGTCTCGGTCGGCACCACGGCGCTGCGCATCTTGGAGACGGCGGGGCGCGAGGATGGGACGCTGGTCCCGTTCAGCGGCGACACCGACATCTTCATCACCCCCGGCTACCGCTTCCGCATCGTCGATCTGCTGTGGACCAATTTCCACCTGCCGAAATCGACCCTGTTCATGCTGGTCTGCGCCTTCGCCGGCTATGACCGCATGCGGGCGGCCTATCAGCACGCCATCGACAGCAACTATCGCTTCTTCAGCTACGGCGACGCTTCGCTGCTGCACAGGACGGACCCATCATGACCGGCATCGGCTTTGACCTTCTGGCGACCGACGGGCGGGCGCGGCGCGGCCGCGTGATCACCGCCCACGGCACCATCGAGACGCCGGCCTTCATGCCGGTCGGCACCGCGGCGACGGTCAAGGCGATGACCACCGACGCGGTGGCCTCGACCGGTGCTGAAATCCTGCTGGGCAACACCTACCACCTGATGCTGCGCCCGACGGCGGAACGGGTGGCGCAGCTGGGCGGCCTGCACCGCTTCATGAACTGGAACAAGCCGATCCTGACCGACAGCGGCGGCTTCCAGGTGATGAGCCTGTCCGACCTGCGCACCATGTCGGAGGAAGGCGTCACCTTCAAATCGCATCTGGACGGCAGCCGGCACCATCTGACGCCGGAGCGTTCCATCCAGATCCAGCACATGCTGGACAGCAACATCACCATGTGCCTGGACGAGTGCACCCCCTTCCCCGCCACCGAGGCGCAGGCGGAATCCTCCATGCGCCTGTCGATGCGCTGGGCGCGGCGCAGCAAGGACGCCTTCGTCGAGCGCCCCGGCTACGGCCTGTTCGGCATCGTCCAGGGCAGCGTCTATCCGGAGCAGCGGGCGGAGAGCGTCGCCGCCCTGACCGACATCGGCTTCGACGGCTACGCCATCGGCGGGCTGGCGGTCGGCGAGGGCCAGGAGACGATGTTCCGCGTGCTCGACTTCACCGAGCCATTGATGGTCAAGGACCGCCCGCGCTACCTGATGGGCGTCGGCCGTCCGAGCGACCTGATCGGCGCGGTCCGGCGCGGCGTCGACATGTTCGACTGCGTGATGCCGACACGGTCGGGCCGCACCGGTCAGGCCTTCATCCGCAGCGGCACCATCAACATCCGCAATGCCCGCCATGCCCATGACGAGCGTCCGCTCGACGCGGAGTGCGGCTGCCCGGCTTGCCGCAGCTACAGCCGGGGCTATCTGCATCATCTGTTCAAGGCGGACGAGATGCTGGGGCCGATGCTGCTGACCTGGCACAACCTGCATTACTATCAGGACGTGATGCGGACGATGCGGCAGGCCATCCAGGACGGCACCTTCGAGGAGGTCGCCGGCGCTATGGAAGCCCGCCTGAACGACGGCGACATCGAGGCGACCATCGACCCCATCGCCAAGCCCGGCAAGCCGCCGAAGCAAGGCCGCCCACCGAAGAAGGACCGGGTGGCGGAGGAAAAGACCGATGAGTGAGACCATCTATGCCGGCCTGACCCAGCTCGGCGGCTCGACCGTCCAGCCCAAGACCCCGGAAGAGGCGGTGCTGGAGCGGGTGCCGAACCCGAACCCCGGCACCCCCTATTGCGTGCGCTTCACCGCGCCCGAGTTCACCTCGCTTTGCCCGATCACCGGCCAGCCGGACTTCGCCCATCTGGTGATCGACTATGTGCCGGGCGACTGGCTGGTCGAATCGAAGTCGCTGAAGCTGTTCCTGACCAGCTTCCGCAACCATGGCGCCTTCCATGAGGCCTGCACGGTCGGCATCGGCAAGCGGCTGGTTGACGAGTTGTCGCCGGTTTGGCTGCGCATCGGCGGCTACTGGTATCCACGCGGCGGCATCCCCATCGACGTCTTCTTCCAGACCGGCGAGTCGCCGAAGGGCGTCTGGATTCCGTCGCAGGACGTCCCGACCTACCGTGGCCGCGGCTAAGTCCGGCACCCTGCCCTCCGACCCGGCGCGGCTGCGGGACACCATCCGCGACCGTGCCCTGTCGGCGGGATTCGACGCGGTGGGCTTCGCCCCCGCCGCGCTGGGGCCGGAGGTGCGCGAACGTCTGGCGCAGTTCGTTGCCGAAGGCCGGCACGGCGACATGGGCTGGATGGCCGAGCGCAGCGAGCTGCGCAGCCACCCGCAATCCCTGTGGGACGAGGCGCGCACCGTCATCGCGCTCGGCACCAGCTACGCCCCCCACGACGACCCGCGCCGGCTGGCGGAGCATCCCGACCGCGGCATCGTCTCCGTCTATGCCCGCAACCGCGATTACCACGACCTCGTGAAGGGGCGGCTGAAGACCCTGGCTCAATGGCTGGCCCACCAGACCAAGGCCGGGGTGAAGGTGTTCGTCGACACCGCCCCGGTGATGGAAAAGCCACTGGCGGCGCAGGCCGGGCTGGGCTGGCAGGGCAAGCACACCAATCTGGTGTCGCGCGACCATGGCTCGTGGCTGTTCCTGGGCGAGATCTACACGACGCTGGAACTGCCGCCCGACCCGCCGGCGCGCGACCGCTGCGGCTCCTGCGACCGCTGTCAGGTCGCCTGCCCGACCGCGGCCTTCCCGGCGCCCTACCAGATCGATGCCCGGCGCTGCATCAGCTACCTGACCATCGAGCACAAGGGGCCGATCCCCGACGACCTCAAGCCGCTGATGGGCAACCGCATCTATGGCTGCGACGATTGCCTCGCCGCCTGCCCCTGGAACAAGTTTGCCCGCGCGACGAGCGAACCCGCTTTCCTGCCGCGCGCCGAACTGACCGCGCCGCGGCTGGCGGACCTGGCCCAGTTGGACGATGCCGGCTTCAGGCAGGTCTTCAGCGGCTCCCCCATCAAGCGCATCGGCCGGGATCGCTTCGTCCGCAACGTGCTGGTCGCCATCGGCAACAGCGGCGACCCCACCCTGCGCCCGGTGGCGGACGCCCTGCGCGAGGACGCCAGCGAGATGGTGCGCGAAGCCGCCGGATGGGCGGCAAAGCGGTTGAGCGGTACGACGAGTGCCGTCACCTGAGTGACATTTTCTCCACGCAAGCGCATGCTCCGCCAATGCAGTTGCGTTACATTGAACGAGCGGAGGCCAGCCGTCGCCTTTCCCTTGTCACATCCTGACTACGGACCAGCCGATACGGACGAGCTGAGCGCCGTCGCCCGGCTGGCGCGGCTCGGCTTCGGGCTGTCGCGCGATCTGTTCGACCGCTATGCTGATCTGTTCGGCATCGGCAGCATCCGTGTTCTGCGCGTTCCACGGACCACCGGCACGACGCTGGCAGCCTGTGCCGCCTGTTGGATGATGAACCAGTGGTTCGGCGGGCGGCCGGTCCCGGTGCAGGCCATCGCCATGGTGGCCGTCGATCCCGCACTGCGCGGTGCCGGCCATGGCAGTGTGCTGATGCGGGCCCTTTTGCAGGAGGGACGCGACGCGGGAGCGGCGCTGGCGCTTCTCTGCCCGGCAACCCTTCCCTTCTACCGGCGCCTCGGCTTCGGCCGCGGCGGCATCACCTGCCGCTGGAGCGCGCCACCGGCGGCCTTCACGCAATCCGGGACCGGTGCCGGCGGCCTTTGGCCCGCGGACCCGCTCGACGCCGCACCGCTGGCGATGCTCCGCCGCCCTCTGCTGACGGAACAGAACGGCCTGCCGGAACGGACGGAAGCGCTATGGACTCTCGCCCTCTGCCCGGACGGCGAGCCCACCGACCTCTACCGCAACGAAGACGGCTACATCGCGGTGACGCCGCCCCAGGACCGGCGCCTCGGCGTTGCCGATTTCTGCCTGCCCACGGCCCGGGCACTCAAACCGGCCATGGCCCTGCTGGCCGGCTTCCAGGCCCAGGTCGACCGGGTGACATGGCGCGGCGGCCCCGACGATCCGCTGGCCCTGCTGGGCGGTGACGGCGTGACGCTGGAGTGCCGCGAGGAGTGGCTGATCCGTCCGCTCCATGTCGGCAAGGCGCTGGAAGCACGGGGCTATCCTTCCGACCTGGAGGAGCTTGCCACTCTTGAGATACAGGACGAGCTGATCTTCGACAACTGCTCGCCGCACCACCTTCAGGTTGCCAGCTCAGGCGGGATCATCTCCAAAACAGCGCAAGTTCCTGATCCACCCGCCAAGTTGGGTGCCGTCGCCTTCGCCAGTCTGTTCACAGGACATGCAAGCGCTCGCGCATTGTGGCGTGCCGGTATGCTTCATGGTGAAGAAAAGATGATCGAGCGCTTGCAGCGCGTATTTCGCGGCGCACCGAGCTGGATGCCAGACCGCTTCTGAAATAAACGGCTTTCGTGACCTGAATCAAACCGGACATTAACCGACCTGTGCTTCAATCTGCCCAACGATAGGGAGAAGAGCGTCGCCCACAGGCGATGCCATCGGGGAGTTCTTCATCCATGACGATCGGAACGCGGATTGCGCTTGGCTTCGCCGCCGTGCTGCTTCTGACGGTTGGCGTGGCGTTCGTCGGCTGGAACAGCCTGAGCACCTACGCCGAACGTGTCGATCTGGAAGCCCACACCGCCGACCTCGACACCAGGCTGAAGTCGGTGCGGCTGGAGGAGGCGCGTTTCGTCACCGAACGCGACGCGAAGGCGGCGACCAATGTTCCGGGCATGCTGGACGCTCTGCAGGCGGAAGCGCAGCAGACTCGCGCCGCCCTGACCGACGGCGAGGGACGCCGCCTGCTGGACGAGGTGCTGTCGGGCATCGACGGCTATCGTGCCGCCTTCAACAACTTCGTCGCCCAGGACGGCGAGGCGCACGCCCGCACCGCAAGCATGGAAATGCGCGCCCGCGCCCTGCGCGAGATCGCCGAGAAGATCGGCAAGCAGCAGTCGGAGCGCTATGACCTGAACATGGCCAGCAAGCGCGATGCCGATACGGAGTTGCGCCACAGCATGGACACGGCGGAACGTGCCAACCGCGTCATCGAACGGGTGCTGGAGGTGCGGCGCCAGCAGAGCGAACTGCGCCGCAGCCCCGATCAGGCGTTGGCCGACCAGATCGTGGCGGCGCTGGATGAGCTGGTGCAGGTCACCGATACGGTCGCCAAGGATCTCGTCGGCACCAATGACGAGGAGGCCGCCGCGCAGATCGCCGGCGATTCCCGCGCCTACCACGACACCATGCGCGCCCTGCACGGCAAGGGGATCGCCGCGCTGACCGAGGTCGGTGTCGCGGCCGGGCTGGACGAGGCGGCTCGTGGCGTGCAGGAGCGCGCCATGGAGCTGCAGAAAAACCAGGCGATGGTGACCGAGGCGCTGACCGAAGCCTCCAAATACGCCCAGAGCGAGGTGAACGAGGCGGTCATGCTGCGCGGCATGGCGATGCGGCTGGTGCAGGATGCCCAGTCGGCGATGCTCGCCCAGCGCGACTTCCTGCTGACCGGCTCGGCCGACGCCAAGGCCGCAGCCGCAGCCGCGGTGAAGGAAATTCTGGAGATCGCCGGACAGGCCGGCGCCGTCCTGGTCGACCAGGACGGGCGCGCACTGATCGCCGCCATCACCGAGGCCGCTCGCGCCTTCGACTCGGAATTCACCGCGCTGTCCTCCGCCGTCGCCAAGCAGCATGACGCGTCGGCCGCGATGGCCAAGGCATCCGCCGCGGTCAGCGGTCAGGTCGGCCGGCTGGTGACCCTGCAGCGTGAGGACCGCGAGACCGGCCGCGCCAGCGCCGGACTGGTGATTGCTGTCGGTGCGGCGGTGGCGTTGCTGCTCGGCGCGCTGATGGCCTGGATCATCGATCGCGCCATCACCCACCCTCTGCACGCCATGACCGGCGCCATGGGCCGGCTGGCCGAAGGTGATCTCACCGTCGACATCCCCGGCGGCGACCGCAAGGATGAGCTGCGCAACATGGCCGCCGCCATGACCATCTTCAAGGACAACGCCCTGGAGATGCGGCGGATGGAGCGCGAGCGGGAGGAGATGCGCGTCCAGATCGACGCCGACCGCCGCCGCACGATGAATGAGTTCGCCAACGGCTTCGAGCAGGCGGTGTCGGGCGTGGTGACGTCGCTGACCGAATCGGCCAGTTCGCTGGGCCGCGATGCGCAGGAGATGTCGTCGGACGCGGCCCTGACCACGGCGAAATCGACCGCCGTCGCCACCGCCTCGCAGCAGGCGACCGCCAACGTCCAGACCGTCGCCGCGGCGGCGGAGCAGTTGTCGGCGTCCATCGCCGAGATCTCCCGTCAGCTCAACGCCAGTTCCGCCACCGCGTCGGGCGCGGCCGACAAGGCGGTGCAGACCAACAGCATCGTCGAAGGGCTGTCGATGGCCGCCGAGCGGATCGGTCAGGTCGTCGGCCTGATCGGCGAGATCGCCGAGCAGACCAACCTGCTGGCGCTGAACGCCACCAT from Azospirillum sp. TSH100 carries:
- the queG gene encoding tRNA epoxyqueuosine(34) reductase QueG, which produces MAAAKSGTLPSDPARLRDTIRDRALSAGFDAVGFAPAALGPEVRERLAQFVAEGRHGDMGWMAERSELRSHPQSLWDEARTVIALGTSYAPHDDPRRLAEHPDRGIVSVYARNRDYHDLVKGRLKTLAQWLAHQTKAGVKVFVDTAPVMEKPLAAQAGLGWQGKHTNLVSRDHGSWLFLGEIYTTLELPPDPPARDRCGSCDRCQVACPTAAFPAPYQIDARRCISYLTIEHKGPIPDDLKPLMGNRIYGCDDCLAACPWNKFARATSEPAFLPRAELTAPRLADLAQLDDAGFRQVFSGSPIKRIGRDRFVRNVLVAIGNSGDPTLRPVADALREDASEMVREAAGWAAKRLSGTTSAVT
- the queF gene encoding preQ(1) synthase encodes the protein MSETIYAGLTQLGGSTVQPKTPEEAVLERVPNPNPGTPYCVRFTAPEFTSLCPITGQPDFAHLVIDYVPGDWLVESKSLKLFLTSFRNHGAFHEACTVGIGKRLVDELSPVWLRIGGYWYPRGGIPIDVFFQTGESPKGVWIPSQDVPTYRGRG
- the eis gene encoding enhanced intracellular survival protein Eis, which translates into the protein MSHPDYGPADTDELSAVARLARLGFGLSRDLFDRYADLFGIGSIRVLRVPRTTGTTLAACAACWMMNQWFGGRPVPVQAIAMVAVDPALRGAGHGSVLMRALLQEGRDAGAALALLCPATLPFYRRLGFGRGGITCRWSAPPAAFTQSGTGAGGLWPADPLDAAPLAMLRRPLLTEQNGLPERTEALWTLALCPDGEPTDLYRNEDGYIAVTPPQDRRLGVADFCLPTARALKPAMALLAGFQAQVDRVTWRGGPDDPLALLGGDGVTLECREEWLIRPLHVGKALEARGYPSDLEELATLEIQDELIFDNCSPHHLQVASSGGIISKTAQVPDPPAKLGAVAFASLFTGHASARALWRAGMLHGEEKMIERLQRVFRGAPSWMPDRF
- a CDS encoding HAMP domain-containing methyl-accepting chemotaxis protein: MTIGTRIALGFAAVLLLTVGVAFVGWNSLSTYAERVDLEAHTADLDTRLKSVRLEEARFVTERDAKAATNVPGMLDALQAEAQQTRAALTDGEGRRLLDEVLSGIDGYRAAFNNFVAQDGEAHARTASMEMRARALREIAEKIGKQQSERYDLNMASKRDADTELRHSMDTAERANRVIERVLEVRRQQSELRRSPDQALADQIVAALDELVQVTDTVAKDLVGTNDEEAAAQIAGDSRAYHDTMRALHGKGIAALTEVGVAAGLDEAARGVQERAMELQKNQAMVTEALTEASKYAQSEVNEAVMLRGMAMRLVQDAQSAMLAQRDFLLTGSADAKAAAAAAVKEILEIAGQAGAVLVDQDGRALIAAITEAARAFDSEFTALSSAVAKQHDASAAMAKASAAVSGQVGRLVTLQREDRETGRASAGLVIAVGAAVALLLGALMAWIIDRAITHPLHAMTGAMGRLAEGDLTVDIPGGDRKDELRNMAAAMTIFKDNALEMRRMEREREEMRVQIDADRRRTMNEFANGFEQAVSGVVTSLTESASSLGRDAQEMSSDAALTTAKSTAVATASQQATANVQTVAAAAEQLSASIAEISRQLNASSATASGAADKAVQTNSIVEGLSMAAERIGQVVGLIGEIAEQTNLLALNATIEAARAGEAGKGFAVVATEVKNLAGQTAKATEEISAQVAEMQTATTSAVEAIRTISEAVTAISGTVTDIAHEMEQQGSATREIAQNVQQAAEGTQQVMRNIAEVTTAATKTGGAADAVLNASRTLATQADRLRGEVQGFLNKVRTA
- the tgt gene encoding tRNA guanosine(34) transglycosylase Tgt translates to MTGIGFDLLATDGRARRGRVITAHGTIETPAFMPVGTAATVKAMTTDAVASTGAEILLGNTYHLMLRPTAERVAQLGGLHRFMNWNKPILTDSGGFQVMSLSDLRTMSEEGVTFKSHLDGSRHHLTPERSIQIQHMLDSNITMCLDECTPFPATEAQAESSMRLSMRWARRSKDAFVERPGYGLFGIVQGSVYPEQRAESVAALTDIGFDGYAIGGLAVGEGQETMFRVLDFTEPLMVKDRPRYLMGVGRPSDLIGAVRRGVDMFDCVMPTRSGRTGQAFIRSGTINIRNARHAHDERPLDAECGCPACRSYSRGYLHHLFKADEMLGPMLLTWHNLHYYQDVMRTMRQAIQDGTFEEVAGAMEARLNDGDIEATIDPIAKPGKPPKQGRPPKKDRVAEEKTDE